A single Drosophila ananassae strain 14024-0371.13 chromosome 3L, ASM1763931v2, whole genome shotgun sequence DNA region contains:
- the LOC6494206 gene encoding eukaryotic translation initiation factor 3 subunit B gives MAKKHAGADANDSDYNEEPNFEDPPGFVDTISDEDLLGDMLAQRPSEADGVESVVVVDNIPKVEPVRLEKLKSVINKLFSHCGDIVNVVYPVDEEGKTKGYAFMEYKHASQAEDAVKKLNNHRLDKNHTFAVNLFTDFQKYENIPEKWEPPTIQTFKVQSDLYNFINDPDAYDQYCVAAETAPNCVQVGFWQNTLPEPSELETRERFTDTFVKWSPLGTYVVTFHKPGVAIWGGSNFQKIQKFPHPGTQFVEFSPCENYLVTYGPTPTGQKIIIWDIRTGAEKRSFVADGMSVLSMFRWSHDDKFVARMGENSIHIYETPSFYLLDLKSIKIPGIRGFSWSPTDNVIAYWVEEQNQIPARVTLMEIPKKREIRNKNLFHVADCKLHWQKSGDYLCVKVDRYSKLKKDKKELDVKFLGMFYNFEIFHMREKEIPVDSVEIRELILAFAWEPIGNKFSIIHGEPNSSNVSFYEVNKGVKPSLVKRLEKKSCTHLFWSPRGQFIVMANLTMGTFEFVDSTNDYIISASPDHFRASEVEWDPTGRYVVTGVSSWKVKEDTGFNMYTFQGRIIKRTILKNFVQFLWRPRPPTLLAEEKQKEIKKNLKKYYAVFEQKDRLRLTRASKELLEKRAQLRETFMEYRNKRIAEWKDQKSRRVMLRGHVDTDNLETEEVDEEIVEFLVKEEITLLE, from the exons atggccaaaaagcaCGCGGGCGCCGACGCCAACGACAGCGACTATAATGAAGAACCAAACTTCGAGGATCCTCCCGGCTTTGTGGACACCATCAGCGATGAAG ATCTGCTCGGCGACATGCTGGCCCAACGCCCCTCGGAGGCGGATGGCGTAGAAAGCGTTGTGGTGGTGGATAACATCCCCAAGGTGGAGCCGGTGCGCCTGGAGAAACTCAAGTCCGTGATCAACAAGCTTTTCTCTCACTGCGGTGACATTGTCAACGTAGTCTATCCCGTTGACGAGGAGGGCAAGACCAAGGGCTACGCCTTCATGGAGTACAAGCACGCCAGCCAGGCCGAGGATGCTGTCAAGAAGCTGAACAACCACCGTCTGGACAAGAACCACACGTTTGCTGTCAACCTGTTTACTGATTTTCAAAA GTACGAGAACATCCCTGAAAAGTGGGAGCCTCCAACCATTCAGACCTTCAAAGTACAAAGCGACTTGTACAACTTCATCAACGATCCCGATGCATACGATCAATACTGCGTTGCCGCTGAGACCGCCCCGAACTGCGTGCAGGTGGGCTTCTGGCAAAACACCCTGCCTGAGCCGAGTGAGCTGGAGACCCGCGAACGCTTCACCGACACCTTCGTCAAGTGGTCGCCTTTgggaacttatgtggtcacgTTCCACAAGCCAGGTGTAGCCATCTGGGGCGGCAGCAACTTCCAGAAGATCCAGAAGTTCCCCCATCCCGGCACCCAGTTCGTGGAATTCTCGCCCTGCGAAAATTATCTGGTCACCTACGGACCCACGCCTACGGGACAGAAGATCATAATCTGGGACATCCGCACTGGAGCCGAGAAGCGTTCGTTCGTCGCCGACGGTATGTCGGTGCTGTCCATGTTCCGCTGGTCGCACGATGACAAGTTTGTTGCCCGAATGGGTGAGAACTCGATTCACATCTACGAGACGCCCTCGTTCTACCTGCTCGACTTGAAATCTATCAAGATTCCCGGCATCCGCGGATTCTCGTGGTCCCCTACGGACAACGTTATCGCTTACTGGGTGGAAGAGCAGAACCAGATTCCCGCCCGTGTCACCCTGATGGAGATCCCCAAGAAGCGCGAGATCCGTAACAAGAACCTGTTCCACGTGGCCGACTGCAAGCTGCACTGGCAAAAGTCTGGTGACTATCTCTGCGTCAAGGTGGACCGCTACTCCAAGCTGAAGAAGGACAAGAAGGAGTTGGACGTGAAGTTCCTGGGCATGTTCTACAACTTTGAAATCTTCCACATGCGCGAGAAGGAGATCCCTGTCGACTCGGTGGAGATCCGCGAGCTGATCCTTGCCTTCGCCTGGGAGCCAATCGGCAACAAGTTCTCCATTATCCACGGCGAACCCAACTCCTCCAACGTCAGCTTCTATGAGGTGAACAAGGGCGTCAAGCCCAGCCTGGTGAAGCGTCTCGAGAAGAAGTCCTGCACGCATTTGTTCTGGTCGCCGCGCGGCCAGTTTATCGTGATGGCCAACCTCACGATGGGCACCTTCGAGTTTGTGGACTCGACCAATGATTACATCATCAGCGCCTCGCCTGATCACTTCCGCGCCTCCGAAGTCGAGTGGGACCCCACTGGACGTTATGTGGTGACTGGTGTCTCTTCATGGAAGGTGAAGGAGGATACCGGTTTCAACATGTACACGTTCCAGGGCCGCATCATCAAGCGCACAATCCTCAAGAACTTCGTACAGTTCCTGTGGCGCCCACGTCCCCCTACCCTGCTGGCTGAGGAGAAGCAAAAGGAGATCAAGAAGAACCTTAAGAAGTACTACGCTGTCTTCGAGCAGAAGGATCGCCTTCGCCTTACCCGCGCCTCCAAGGAGCTGCTCGAGAAGCGCGCCCAACTGCGCGAGACCTTTATGGAATATCGCAACAAGCGCATTGCCGAATGGAAGGACCAGAAGAGTCGGCGCGTCATGCTGCGAGGGC ATGTGGATACAGATAACTTGGAAACCGAGGAGGTGGATGAAGAGATTGTTGAATTTTTAGTCAAGGAAGAAATAACCCTGCTGGAGTAG
- the LOC6496352 gene encoding sprouty-related, EVH1 domain-containing protein 1 isoform X1 — MTEGHESDFLVTVRAQVMTRDESTEGWLPLAGGGLANVSIRKRARLSPLASGHDYIIYGQRISDQSVILSCVINRDLKYYKVMPTFHHWRAGKQRNGLTFQTAADARAFDKGVLRAYNELIDGLAKSNPTIICPPLTKYDSVGEDDVFMTLDLPVESESLQKIHSSPEGSEKSHKSVSDRHSNSDSEKLPAPPIHYISTDKTSATTTPPDAPPASAAPSPAAAAQIAASENYSYVTLTAVHHDYNYPVVDQPVGAQVLNARRESISALKKRNALEAAQAMAAAQTVAGGGTGAGGVGSGGKPLHKPNVSDILKKETRLRCRYCHELYSEDFNRRGACEYAPDPFRSGYECVSGMGCARCMIYHCMSDAEGETAQHPCDCSASEAGCSKRWLGLALLSLFVPCLWCYPPLRACHWAGIHCGLCGGQHKPHV; from the exons ATGACAGAAGGACATGAAAG CGACTTCTTAGTTACAGTACGCGCACAGGTAATGACCAGAGACGAGAGCACCGAGGGCTGGCTTCCGCTGGCCGGGGGTGGTCTGGCCAACGTTTCCATCCGGAAGCGGGCTAGGCTATCCCCACTGGCATCGGGTCATGACTACATCATCTATGGACAAAGGATATCCGATCAGAGC GTAATCTTGAGCTGTGTGATCAATCGTGATCTGAAGTATTACAAAGTAATGCCCACATTTCATCATTGGCGCGCAGGGAAGCAGCGGAACGGGCTCACTTTTCAAACGGCCGCCGACGCGCGAGCCTTCGACAAGGGTGTCCTGCGCGCCTACAACGAGCTGATCGATG GACTTGCCAAATCGAATCCTACCATTATATGCCCCCCGCTGACCAAATATGATTCGGTTGGCGAAGATGATGTATTCATGACCCTGGACTTACCTGTGGAGAGCGAGAGTTTACAAAAAATCCATTCAAGCCCCGAGGGCAGCGAGAAAAGTCACA AGAGCGTCAGCGACCGTCACAGCAACTCCGACTCGGAGAAGCTGCCCGCGCCGCCCATTCACTACATATCCACGGACAAAACATCGGCCACCACAACGCCACCAGACGCCCCGCCCGCATCGGCAGCTCCCTCGCCAGCGGCCGCCGCCCAAATCGCGGCCAGTGAGAACTACTCGTACGTAACATTGACAGCAGTCCATCATGACTACAACTATCCGGTGGTGGATCAGCCAGTGGGGGCGCAGGTACTCAACGCTCGACGGGAATCTATCAGCGCACTGAAGAAACGAAACGCTTTGGAGGCGGCCCAGGCCATGGCAGCAGCACAGACGGTGGCGGGCGGCGGAACTGGAGCCGGTGGCGTTGGCAGCGGCGGAAAACCTTTGCACAAGCCGAACGTATCGGACATCCTGAAGAAGGAGACGCGCCTGCGTTGCCGCTACTGCCACGAGCTGTACAGCGAGGACTTTAATCGGCGCGGTGCCTGCGAATACGCTCCGGATCCATTCCGCAGCGGCTATGAGTGCGTCTCGGGGATGGGCTGCGCCCGCTGCATGATCTATCACTGTATGAGCGATGCCGAGGGCGAGACGGCCCAGCATCCGTGCGATTGCAGTGCCAGTGAGGCCGGCTGCAGCAAGCGCTGGCTGGGCCTGGCCCTCCTCTCGCTGTTCGTGCCCTGCCTGTGGTGCTATCCGCCGCTCCGCGCCTGCCACTGGGCGGGCATCCACTGCGGACTCTGCGGCGGGCAGCACAAGCCGCATGTCTGA
- the LOC6496352 gene encoding sprouty-related, EVH1 domain-containing protein 1 isoform X2 translates to MTEGHESDFLVTVRAQVMTRDESTEGWLPLAGGGLANVSIRKRARLSPLASGHDYIIYGQRISDQSVILSCVINRDLKYYKVMPTFHHWRAGKQRNGLTFQTAADARAFDKGVLRAYNELIDDDVFMTLDLPVESESLQKIHSSPEGSEKSHKSVSDRHSNSDSEKLPAPPIHYISTDKTSATTTPPDAPPASAAPSPAAAAQIAASENYSYVTLTAVHHDYNYPVVDQPVGAQVLNARRESISALKKRNALEAAQAMAAAQTVAGGGTGAGGVGSGGKPLHKPNVSDILKKETRLRCRYCHELYSEDFNRRGACEYAPDPFRSGYECVSGMGCARCMIYHCMSDAEGETAQHPCDCSASEAGCSKRWLGLALLSLFVPCLWCYPPLRACHWAGIHCGLCGGQHKPHV, encoded by the exons ATGACAGAAGGACATGAAAG CGACTTCTTAGTTACAGTACGCGCACAGGTAATGACCAGAGACGAGAGCACCGAGGGCTGGCTTCCGCTGGCCGGGGGTGGTCTGGCCAACGTTTCCATCCGGAAGCGGGCTAGGCTATCCCCACTGGCATCGGGTCATGACTACATCATCTATGGACAAAGGATATCCGATCAGAGC GTAATCTTGAGCTGTGTGATCAATCGTGATCTGAAGTATTACAAAGTAATGCCCACATTTCATCATTGGCGCGCAGGGAAGCAGCGGAACGGGCTCACTTTTCAAACGGCCGCCGACGCGCGAGCCTTCGACAAGGGTGTCCTGCGCGCCTACAACGAGCTGATCGATG ATGATGTATTCATGACCCTGGACTTACCTGTGGAGAGCGAGAGTTTACAAAAAATCCATTCAAGCCCCGAGGGCAGCGAGAAAAGTCACA AGAGCGTCAGCGACCGTCACAGCAACTCCGACTCGGAGAAGCTGCCCGCGCCGCCCATTCACTACATATCCACGGACAAAACATCGGCCACCACAACGCCACCAGACGCCCCGCCCGCATCGGCAGCTCCCTCGCCAGCGGCCGCCGCCCAAATCGCGGCCAGTGAGAACTACTCGTACGTAACATTGACAGCAGTCCATCATGACTACAACTATCCGGTGGTGGATCAGCCAGTGGGGGCGCAGGTACTCAACGCTCGACGGGAATCTATCAGCGCACTGAAGAAACGAAACGCTTTGGAGGCGGCCCAGGCCATGGCAGCAGCACAGACGGTGGCGGGCGGCGGAACTGGAGCCGGTGGCGTTGGCAGCGGCGGAAAACCTTTGCACAAGCCGAACGTATCGGACATCCTGAAGAAGGAGACGCGCCTGCGTTGCCGCTACTGCCACGAGCTGTACAGCGAGGACTTTAATCGGCGCGGTGCCTGCGAATACGCTCCGGATCCATTCCGCAGCGGCTATGAGTGCGTCTCGGGGATGGGCTGCGCCCGCTGCATGATCTATCACTGTATGAGCGATGCCGAGGGCGAGACGGCCCAGCATCCGTGCGATTGCAGTGCCAGTGAGGCCGGCTGCAGCAAGCGCTGGCTGGGCCTGGCCCTCCTCTCGCTGTTCGTGCCCTGCCTGTGGTGCTATCCGCCGCTCCGCGCCTGCCACTGGGCGGGCATCCACTGCGGACTCTGCGGCGGGCAGCACAAGCCGCATGTCTGA
- the LOC6496352 gene encoding sprouty-related, EVH1 domain-containing protein 2 isoform X3 yields MTLDLPVESESLQKIHSSPEGSEKSHKSVSDRHSNSDSEKLPAPPIHYISTDKTSATTTPPDAPPASAAPSPAAAAQIAASENYSYVTLTAVHHDYNYPVVDQPVGAQVLNARRESISALKKRNALEAAQAMAAAQTVAGGGTGAGGVGSGGKPLHKPNVSDILKKETRLRCRYCHELYSEDFNRRGACEYAPDPFRSGYECVSGMGCARCMIYHCMSDAEGETAQHPCDCSASEAGCSKRWLGLALLSLFVPCLWCYPPLRACHWAGIHCGLCGGQHKPHV; encoded by the exons ATGACCCTGGACTTACCTGTGGAGAGCGAGAGTTTACAAAAAATCCATTCAAGCCCCGAGGGCAGCGAGAAAAGTCACA AGAGCGTCAGCGACCGTCACAGCAACTCCGACTCGGAGAAGCTGCCCGCGCCGCCCATTCACTACATATCCACGGACAAAACATCGGCCACCACAACGCCACCAGACGCCCCGCCCGCATCGGCAGCTCCCTCGCCAGCGGCCGCCGCCCAAATCGCGGCCAGTGAGAACTACTCGTACGTAACATTGACAGCAGTCCATCATGACTACAACTATCCGGTGGTGGATCAGCCAGTGGGGGCGCAGGTACTCAACGCTCGACGGGAATCTATCAGCGCACTGAAGAAACGAAACGCTTTGGAGGCGGCCCAGGCCATGGCAGCAGCACAGACGGTGGCGGGCGGCGGAACTGGAGCCGGTGGCGTTGGCAGCGGCGGAAAACCTTTGCACAAGCCGAACGTATCGGACATCCTGAAGAAGGAGACGCGCCTGCGTTGCCGCTACTGCCACGAGCTGTACAGCGAGGACTTTAATCGGCGCGGTGCCTGCGAATACGCTCCGGATCCATTCCGCAGCGGCTATGAGTGCGTCTCGGGGATGGGCTGCGCCCGCTGCATGATCTATCACTGTATGAGCGATGCCGAGGGCGAGACGGCCCAGCATCCGTGCGATTGCAGTGCCAGTGAGGCCGGCTGCAGCAAGCGCTGGCTGGGCCTGGCCCTCCTCTCGCTGTTCGTGCCCTGCCTGTGGTGCTATCCGCCGCTCCGCGCCTGCCACTGGGCGGGCATCCACTGCGGACTCTGCGGCGGGCAGCACAAGCCGCATGTCTGA